CATCGGTCAAATTACCATCCTCAGTATCATTTGCAGTAGCACCTGGATCAGTGAAGGTATCACCTATTGTCAAATTCAAAGGATTGGCACCAATCAAAGTGATAATTGGTGGAGTGTTGACTGGAGGATTAACACTATTAGCAACATTCAAGGCAATACAATAATATGTATTACCATTCTGTGGATTCAAAACGTAATCATAGTTGTCAAAATACAAAACATCCTGATTACAAAACAGTTCAGCACTTACAACATTAGTCTGTGCGTCATTATTTGCATATGGACCATAGAAAGGAATATAGCCATTCTTTAATACTTCACGAATCCATACCTTGTCAGAACCTAGAGCCGCAGGAATATCGACTTGAGTTTTACCCTGACTATCAGTCAATCCAAAAGTAGTCCAGCCGCTACCCGCTGGTCCGACAAAAGATGAACCAGGATCAGTCACTGACTGGTAGCCCCACTCGAATTCCCATCCAGGCTGCAAGTGGCAAGAAGGATGAGAAGCGAGGAAATCGGAAGCAGTAGAAGCAGTTACATCAGGGCCTCCCACTCCCCAGTTCGGTAAATCGATTTCATTATTACAAACTATTTTTGTAGCGATAACGCGGAATGTCGTGGCAGGTTCCACAACTACAGTTCTATTAGCAGAGGCTGACGCCCCATCAGAATCAGTGACAGAATAACTAAGAACGTAATTTCCAGGAAGAGAAGTGTTGACCGAACCAGAAACAGTGATGGAAGAGGTCAAATTACCATCCTCAGTATCATTTGCAGTAGCACCTGGATCAGTGAAGGTATTACCAGCAATCACAGTAAAAGGATTGGCTCCCAAAAGAGTGAGCACCGGAGGATTGTTCACAGGTACTTCAGGACCACCGCCAGGATTCGTATTACAGGTCACAGCCTCGGACTGTACGTTCAATTTAAAGAGTAGCCCGGCTGGATTTGATTGTGGAGTAGCCCCGTCCCAACCAAAATTTTTAACCTTAAAAGAAATGTTGTTTGAGCCTGTAGTCAAAACTGAACTGAGGTCATAACTATCTTTCTCCTCATCAAAATAATTTAACTCAGAATTATCTTGAGCAAATGGGTTTCCATTGACAGATATTTCGTAGCCATTGTCAGCGGCCACGATAAGGGAAGCTACAGTCGGAGTGCCGACTATATTAAAGGTGCGAGAAAAAGATGTTTCTTCATCGATAGTAGGGTTTTCAACAAGAACAGTCTTCCAAATCCAAGTAGCCCCAGGGATGCTTGCTGTCCAACGAGGGTTTGCAGAATATGTTGCTACAGCATTAGAATTATCAGAAAGAAGAGTGCTAGTATCACTCACTATTTCTAGATTACAAATAGCAAGTGCTTCGGAAGCACCTTCTTCAGCGAAGATAGAAATAGGGCTCCCGATAAGTGTCACTACTACAAAAGCGGCTACAATGTTTTTGAATATATTCATGTTATTAATATCTCTAAATAATTTAATACCCCACAATTTAATCTATTAACTTATCTCATGTATTAACATAATTGATAGAATATGTCAATAAACATACTAGGAAGTGTCAAGCGACCAAATGCTATTAAAGCCTTATTTATCAACGTTTTTTAAAAAGGAGAAAAAATATTAAAATTTTGTCTTTTATAAATCCATATAATCCTAAAAAAGACTTACTTACTAGGTCCTATCAGATATAAAGGACAACTTACCTAAAAGACAAACTATGTCTTTTAGGTACAAAAGAGTCTATTTTTGCGTTTTTAGTCTTAAAGCTTATTATTAACAAGTAAATATATTGCTATGAATAAAGAAGTTACAGAAAAACTTAGTAGGCCATATAACCCGAAGGAAATAGAAAATAAGATATACAAAATCTGGGAGAATTCTGGTTTTTTTAATCCTGACAATCTTCCCAATAGCGGGAAGCCGTTCACTATCATAATGCCTCCCCCAAACGCCAATGGCAGACTTCATGCTGGTCATGCTCTTTTCATTACTTTGGAAGATATCATGATCCGCTACAAAAGAATGTGCGGCTTTAAAACTCTTTGGGCTCCAGGAGCTGACCATGCCGGTTTCGAAACTCAGATTGTTTATGAAAAAGAGTTAGAAAAAGAAGGAAGGTCTAGGTTTAATATGGACCCAAAAGATCTATATACAGAGATCCTTGATTTTACTCTCAAAAATAAATCGGTGATGGAAAATGATGTACGGAGCTTGGGGGCTTCCTGCGACTGGTCAAGAGAAAAGTTTACCCTCGACGAAGATGTGGTGCTAGAAACTCAAAAAACATTCAAAAAGATGTTTGGTGATGGATTGGTATATAGAGGTTCAAGAATTATTAATTGGTGCACCAAACATCAGACTTCCCTATCAGAAGTTGAAACTGAATTTATAGAGAAGCTAGATGCTCTCTACTATATTAAATACGGACCTTTTACTATTGCTACCGCTAGACCAGAAACTAAGTTTGGCGATAAGTATGTAGTGATGCACCCGGAAGATCCCCGCTACAAGGAGTATGCAAATGGCGACAAACTAGAAGTGGATTGGATAAATGGCAAAATAGAAGCTACTGTCATCAAAGATGAGGCTATAGATATGGAATTCGGTACCGGAGTAATGACTATTACCCCTTGGCACGATGAGGTTGATTACAAACTTGCCGAAAAATACAACCTGGAAAAAGAGCAGATCATAGACTGGCAAGGCAAACTATTACCGATAGCCGGAGAATTTGCTGGCATGAAAATAAAAGAGGCCAGGCCAAAGATAGTAGAAAAACTGAAAGAACTAGGCTTACTAATAAAAGTGGAGGAGAACTATAAGCACAATGTAAAAGTTTGCTACAAATGCGAAACCCCCATTGAGCCACAAATAAAAGACCAATGGTTTGTGAAGATGGAGCCCTTAGCCAAAGAAGCGGTAAAAGCAGTCGAAGCTGGCAAAATAACTTTTATCCCAGATAATTCTCGCAAGATTTTCCTTTACTGGATGAATAACCCGATCGACTGGAACATCTCTCGTCAGATTGTTTGGGGTATACCGATACCAGCCAAAGTTTGTGACGCGTGCCACACAGGAGTGCCTGACTTGGAAAATAAAACAGACAAATGCGAAAAATGCGGCCAAGAGATGAGGCAAGACACTGACACCTTCGATACCTGGTTTTCTTCAGGCCAATGGCCTTATCTCGTACTTGGTTATCCTGATTCTTCTGATTTTAAAAATTTCTATTCTACTGATGTGATGGAAACTGGGCGAGATTTAATATTTAAATGGGTTCCAAGGATGGTCTTCTTCGGCCTTTATCGCACAGGCCAAGTTCCCTTCCACACTGTTTATATGCATGGCTTAGTAAACGACGCCAAAGGCCAGAAGATGAGCAAGAGCAAAGGCAATGTTATCAGCCCTCTCACTCTAACCGAAAAATATGGCACCGATGCATTAAGAATGTCGCTCATTGTGGGCAATACTCCTGGCACCGACCTCTCTTTATCAGAAGAAAAAGTCAACGCTTACAAAAAATTCGCCAACAAAATATGGAACGCTTCTCGTTTTGTCATCGAAAATACAGAACCAAGGGTGACCCTTGGTGATGAAAACCAAAAAATAATGGAAGAATTCAACGCCCTGAAAAAAGACATCACTTTAGATATGGAAAACTACCGTTTCTATATGGCGTCCGAAAAAATTTACCACTACTTCTGGCACACTTTCGCTGACGTTATTATTGAAAAATCAAAAAAAGATGCTTCTTTAAAACCCCTCCTCCGCCCTCTTCTCGAACAACAGCTCAAACTCCTCCACCCCTTCATGCCTTTCATCACCGAAGAAGTTTGGTCCCTCCTCGGTCACGATTCCCTTCTCATGATAGAAAAGTGGCCTGAGTAAAAATCAAGGACAATATTTGTTGTATAATTTGGGGGTGATTATAGGATCGAATTTTTTATGGGCGTTTGTGGGAGGTTTGTTACCGGCAATTTTTTGGCTGTGGTTTTGGCTGCATGAGGACAAAAAAC
This region of Candidatus Paceibacterota bacterium genomic DNA includes:
- a CDS encoding immunoglobulin-like domain-containing protein gives rise to the protein MNIFKNIVAAFVVVTLIGSPISIFAEEGASEALAICNLEIVSDTSTLLSDNSNAVATYSANPRWTASIPGATWIWKTVLVENPTIDEETSFSRTFNIVGTPTVASLIVAADNGYEISVNGNPFAQDNSELNYFDEEKDSYDLSSVLTTGSNNISFKVKNFGWDGATPQSNPAGLLFKLNVQSEAVTCNTNPGGGPEVPVNNPPVLTLLGANPFTVIAGNTFTDPGATANDTEDGNLTSSITVSGSVNTSLPGNYVLSYSVTDSDGASASANRTVVVEPATTFRVIATKIVCNNEIDLPNWGVGGPDVTASTASDFLASHPSCHLQPGWEFEWGYQSVTDPGSSFVGPAGSGWTTFGLTDSQGKTQVDIPAALGSDKVWIREVLKNGYIPFYGPYANNDAQTNVVSAELFCNQDVLYFDNYDYVLNPQNGNTYYCIALNVANSVNPPVNTPPIITLIGANPLNLTIGDTFTDPGATANDTEDGNLTDEIATTTTVNTAVAGTYEVTYSVTDSGNLSTSVTRSVIVSPVSTPPTNPPTDNSGGNGGGGGGGGGGLGGHRRDITTIGGGAVLGATTCSYLRDYLRKDLQNDPLEVLKLQSFLNAFEGENLSFTANFDDATFDAVSRFQNKYSDDILAPWGHTAPTGYVYILTKKKINEIFCKTIYPLSASDQSEIDSFRSFIQDIEENGGVIPDVSGSIGVGTSTESENPTDSDFINGSEIAGTNVLRNAAISLFSIPESLSDTLECAIVFLIVLAVIYILASLFSGGPARDEMERMKIRRKKLIWSAIFLIVAIALSAIFAHYCTILPFVIVFLIVMGVILFGNGTAHKEAIKNNSYDASLEKISTLVVEEPSSLTDKVTEEGEKKGFKGIIGE
- a CDS encoding valine--tRNA ligase, translating into MNKEVTEKLSRPYNPKEIENKIYKIWENSGFFNPDNLPNSGKPFTIIMPPPNANGRLHAGHALFITLEDIMIRYKRMCGFKTLWAPGADHAGFETQIVYEKELEKEGRSRFNMDPKDLYTEILDFTLKNKSVMENDVRSLGASCDWSREKFTLDEDVVLETQKTFKKMFGDGLVYRGSRIINWCTKHQTSLSEVETEFIEKLDALYYIKYGPFTIATARPETKFGDKYVVMHPEDPRYKEYANGDKLEVDWINGKIEATVIKDEAIDMEFGTGVMTITPWHDEVDYKLAEKYNLEKEQIIDWQGKLLPIAGEFAGMKIKEARPKIVEKLKELGLLIKVEENYKHNVKVCYKCETPIEPQIKDQWFVKMEPLAKEAVKAVEAGKITFIPDNSRKIFLYWMNNPIDWNISRQIVWGIPIPAKVCDACHTGVPDLENKTDKCEKCGQEMRQDTDTFDTWFSSGQWPYLVLGYPDSSDFKNFYSTDVMETGRDLIFKWVPRMVFFGLYRTGQVPFHTVYMHGLVNDAKGQKMSKSKGNVISPLTLTEKYGTDALRMSLIVGNTPGTDLSLSEEKVNAYKKFANKIWNASRFVIENTEPRVTLGDENQKIMEEFNALKKDITLDMENYRFYMASEKIYHYFWHTFADVIIEKSKKDASLKPLLRPLLEQQLKLLHPFMPFITEEVWSLLGHDSLLMIEKWPE